From Stigmatopora nigra isolate UIUO_SnigA chromosome 5, RoL_Snig_1.1, whole genome shotgun sequence, a single genomic window includes:
- the LOC144196633 gene encoding clusterin-associated protein 1-like, translating to MSFRDLRNFTEMMRALGYTRLISMENFRTPNFNLVAEIMLWLVKRYEPQMDIPSDVETESDRVFFIKAVAQFMATKAHIKLNTKRLYQADGYAVKEMLKITSVLYGAMKTKQMDLHDVVEEDSSKFKFDIGSRISDLKEARQLASEVTSKGASLYDLLGKEVELREKRTAAIARPLEIDVTEKALRGAIREALEMVEKTKEMLNSIVSDEASLDAKIDKKKQDLERSRKRLQTLQSVRPAFMDEYEKIEEDLQKQYEIYVAKFKNLCFLESQLEDYHQMEQERFEEAENTLRMMQQNLKEEEGDFMRSSHVDSDVDVLEDEDDMDSELEESRPSNPRPIRNGLMAAKHTSDLFRRGTRFIGNMQGGDSDESEGSEIDVDEEDEGEDESKDDDSLEDRVSRATHTTRGRRRPPLFDESDNDF from the exons ATGTCTTTCAGAGATTTGAGAA ATTTCACAGAAATGATGAGAGCTCTGGGCTATACTCGCTTAATTTCAATGGAGAATTTCAGAACACCTAACTTCAATCTGGTGGCCGAAATCATGTTGTGGCTCGTTAAAAG ATATGAACCGCAGATGGACATTCCTTCAGATGTGGAAACAGAGTCGGACAGAGTATTCTTCATTAAGGCTGTGGCTCAATTCATG GCAACCAAAGCGCACATCAAGCTGAACACCAAACGCCTCTACCAGGCTGACGGCTATGCAGTAAAAGAGATGTTAAAGATTACGTCCGTGCTATACGGTGCAATGAAAACCAAGCAGATGGACCTGCACGACGTCGTGGAGGAAGACAGCAGCAAGTTTAAATTTGACATTGGATCACGG ATTTCTGACCTCAAAGAAGCTCGGCAGCTGGCGTCGGAGGTTACGTCTAAAGGAGCCTCTCTCTATGATTTACTAGGAAAGGAAGTGGAACTTAGG GAAAAAAGAACTGCGGCCATTGCCAGACCTCTGGAGATCGATGTGACTGAAAAGGCCTTGAGAGGAGCCATCAGAGAGGCGTTG GAAATGGTGGAGAAAACCAAAGAAATGCTGAATAGTATCGTTTCAGATGAGGCTAGTCTAGATGCCAAAATAGATAAGAAAAAACAGGACCTGGAGAGGAGTCGGAAGAGACTTCAGACACTGCAAAGTGTACG ACCAGCGTTCATGGACGAATATGAAAAGATTGAAGAAGACCTGCAGAAGCAGTATGAGATTTACGTGGCCAAGTTCAAAAATCTTTGTTTCCTGGAGTCCCAGCTTGAAGATTACCATCAAATGGAGCAAGAGCGCTTTGAG gAGGCAGAAAACACTCTGCGAATGATGCAGCAAAATCtgaaggaagaggagggagatttCATGAGGAGCTCAC ACGTGGACTCCGATGTGGACGTTCTTGAAGATGAAGACGACATGGACAGTGAGTTAGAAGAGTCACGGCCGTCCAATCCACGGCCCATTCGAAATGGCTTAATGGCGGCTAAACACACCAGCGATTTGTTCA GGAGAGGGACAAGATTTATTGGGAATATGCAGGGTGGAGACAGTGATGAG tCGGAAGGCAGTGAGATAGATGTCGATGAAGAGGATGAAGGTGAGGATGAGAGCAAAGACGACGACAGTTTGGAGGACCGTGTGTCCCGGGCAACTCATACAACCAGGGGACGCAGGAGACCACCTCTTTTTGACGAGAGcgacaatgatttttga
- the LOC144196643 gene encoding uncharacterized protein LOC144196643: MRLILVKPTNATRRLDTTGQVFCDDDHEGIASRRPSHPNKQLDGKMHEEYSETVKGVTSATHATNPCCGSSAIHATSNGVIPYPSASPLKSQLQNEDVTISQLRNQDWLLLCGQVSVEGAVSGSSASQRPDPDMGRLNHNDQCGCSCIGSQQRQSDFTVSQPLSNNTSVPSCLLHKSGLSSTPKTHLFPPCTQLSDSNQVFPHQTNQKDVLAFPNKHSRSSFMPQFPTQQVQKSLYQKQPACNHLKGANSNFNIPLSPNEFPEKNRKTIQHSIVSGDPNVHYSVSDGETWKSQEGPPVILKCGHLSSNHVTRTSSVKRSSTPANNHSMQSFSTSQYSSLDHQDFVEEATRTRYSQQNSGTKLAPPKRVTSSEVTGSGPLGNGDAVGSLVSRDTTRSSLTDLQPGQQLLHSTLLEDAFSKVIREDGSKPNCDTREEGKIPQKKDISYRLGQRRALFGKRKQLSDYALVCGMFGIVVMVIETELSRGYYSKESIYSYVLKGLISVSTAILLGLILMYHAREIQLFMVDNSADDWRIAMTLERILFIVLEILVCAIHPIPGQYVFHWTTRVAFSYSTLVADADVDIILSVPMFLRLYLIGRVMLLHSKLFTDTSSRSIGALNKISFDTRFVMKTLMTICPGTVLLVFSVSCWIIAAWTVRICERYHDAQGVTSTFLGAMWLISITFLSIGYGDMVPHTYCGKGVCLLTGIMGAGCTALVVAVVARKSELTRAEKHVHNFMMDTQLSKKVKNTAANVLRETWLIYKHTKLVKKVDYARVRHHQRKFLQAIHQLRKVKMEQRKLTDQANTIADLAKTQNMMYDLVSELQHRNQELDRRIVALEDKLDLMLLNVHSLPDVLSQAITKLQKDFLDDLACRVHFLSSSLSSECCSVPARPLCQGPTTSQMP; this comes from the exons ATGAGGTTAATCCTGGTTAAACCCACCAATGCAACACGACGCCTCGACACAACAGGTCAAGTATTTTGCGACGATGACCACGAGGGGATCGCCTCGAGACGTCCATCACACCCAAACAAACAACTTGATGGGAAGATGCATGAAGAATATTCCGAAACTGTAAAAGGAGTAACTTCCGCAACACATGCTACAAATCCTTGTTGTGGTTCTTCTGCCATCCACGCAACTTCCAATGGGGTCATTCCATACCCAAGCGCTTCCCCTCTGAAGTCACAGCTTCAAAACGAAGATGTGACAATATCCCAGCTCAGAAATCAGGACTGGTTGCTTCTTTGTGGTCAAGTCAGCGTTGAGGGAGCTGTTTCTGGCTCATCTGCAAGTCAAAGACCAGACCCCGACATGGGACGACTAAACCACAACGACCAATGTGGTTGTTCTTGTATTGGTTCACAGCAGCGACAATCAGATTTCACAGTTTCTCAACCCTTGTCAAATAACACTTCAGTTCCAAGTTGCCTTTTGCACAAAAGCGGTCTTTCATCTACACCCAAGACGCACTTATTCCCTCCATGCACCCAACTTTCTGACAGCAACCAGGTTTTTCCCcatcaaacaaaccaaaaagatGTCTTAGCATTTCCCAACAAACATTCTCGTAGTAGTTTCATGCCTCAGTTTCCCACCCAACAAGTACAAAAGTCTCTTTACCAAAAACAACCGGCTTGCAATCATCTAAAAGGTGCCAATTCAAACTTCAACATCCCTCTTTCTCCCAACGaatttccagaaaaaaacaggaaaactaTCCAACATTCTATCGTCAGTGGTGACCCCAACGTACATTACTCTGTCAGCGATGGTGAAACCTGGAAGTCTCAGGAAGGTCCCCCGGTTATCCTCAAATGTGGCCACCTCTCATCTAACCATGTGACCAGGACATCCAGTGTCAAGAGGTCTTCTACACCAGCAAATAACCACAGTATGCAGTCCTTCTCCACCAGCCAGTACAGCTCACTTGACCATCAAGACTTTGTAGAGGAAGCAACAAGGACCCGATACAGTCAG caaaacagTGGCACCAAACTGGCTCCACCAAAGCGTGTCACTTCCTCAGAAGTCACAGGAAGTGGCCCCCTTGGCAACGGTGATGCTGTGGGGTCACTGGTAAGCCGTGACACCACGAGATCCAGTTTGACTGATCTCCAACCAGGACAGCAGCTTCTTCACAGCACCCTCCTAGAGGATGCCTTCTCTAAAGTCATCAGAGAAGATGGAAGTAAGCCTAATTGTGACACCAGGGAGGAAGGTAAGATACCACAGAAGAAGGACATCAGCTATAGACTGGGTCAACGCCGAGCTCTTTTCGGGAAGCGTAAACAACTGAGTGATTACGCACTGGTCTGTGGGATGTTTGGCATCGTTGTCATGGTGATTGAAACGGAGCTTTCTCGAGGATATTACAGCAAG GAGTCGATTTATTCTTATGTGCTGAAAGGCCTTATCAGTGTTTCCACGGCTATTTTACTTGGTCTTATTCTCATGTACCATGCAAGAGAAATTCAG CTCTTCATGGTGGACAACAGTGCAGATGACTGGAGGATTGCCATGACCTTGGAGCGAATTCTTTTTATTGTGTTGGAGATTCTTGTGTGTGCCATTCATCCCATCCCAGGCCAATATGTCTTTCACTGGACCACACGAGTGGCCTTTAGTTATAGCACACTGGTTGCAGACGCCGATGTCGATATCATCCTATCCGTGCCTATGTTTCTGCGCCTCTACTTGATTGGCCGGGTCATGCTACTCCATAGCAAGCTCTtcacggacacttcgtcccgcAGCATCGGTGCCCTCAATAAGATCAGCTTTGACACTCGTTTTGTTATGAAGACTTTGATGACCATCTGCCCTGGCACTGTTCTATTGGTGTTCAGCGTATCCTGCTGGATCATCGCGGCATGGACTGTGCGCATATGTGAGAG ATATCACGATGCACAAGGGGTGACCAGTACTTTTCTTGGGGCAATGTGGCTGATCTCCATTACCTTTCTGTCTATTGGTTATGGTGATATGGTGCCTCACACTTACTGTGGAAAAGGAGTGTGCCTATTGACAGGCATCATG GGAGCAGGCTGTACAGCGTTGGTGGTCGCCGTGGTTGCCAGGAAGTCAGAACTGACCCGAGCCGAGAAGCACGTCCACAACTTTATGATGGACACTCAGCTCTCTAAAAAA GTCAAAAACACAGCAGCCAATGTATTGAGAGAGACATGGCTGATTTACAAACACACTAAGCTGGTGAAGAAAGTTGATTATGCCAGAGTACGCCACCATCAGCGTAAATTTCTCCAAGCCATCCACCA acTACGAAAAGTAAAAATGGAACAAAGGAAACTAACTGACCAGGCCAACACCATTGCTGACCTTGCAAAG ACTCAGAACATGATGTACGATTTGGTGTCAGAACTGCAGCATCGAAATCAAGAGCTGGACAGGAGGATTGTAGCCCTTGAGGATAAACTGGACTTGATGCTTCTCAACGTGCACTCACTTCCTGATGTGCTTTCACAAGCAATAACAaaattacaaaaagattttctaGATGACCTTGCCTGTCGTGTGCACTTCCTGTCATCCTCCTTGAGTTCGGAATGTTGCTCTGTTCCAGCAAGGCCACTTTGTCAAGGCCCTACAACATCACAGATGCCgtaa
- the uhrf1 gene encoding E3 ubiquitin-protein ligase UHRF1, producing the protein MWIQVRTMDGKETHRVDSLSKLTKVDELRLKISELFKVEQDRTRLFYRGKQMENGHTIFDYNVGLNDIVQLLIRQNAPHVEVAKTKDKDTKTKDKDTKSKDKDANSKDKDAKSKDKDAELSDSDSGCGSTQSESDKNSTHGEMEVQTAGVSGQTDNTQLLDCGFGVYKVNEMVDARDLNMGAWFEAQIVNVTRSPKTPKEDGADESELEQEEILYHVKFDDYPENGVIQLLGKDVRPRARTAYQWDQLEPGMIAMVNYNPDDPTERGYWYDAEIQKKRETRTVREIHAKIILGEAGDSLNDCRIPFVTEIYKIEEPGSQSDTPAGSESPMKRSNGPECKRCKDDPDKNCRWCNCNVCGIKQDPDKQLLCDECDQAYHIYCLNPPLTSIPEDEDWYCPNCRNDSNEVVRAGEKLKESKKKAKMASASSSSQRDWGKGMACVGRTKQCTIVPSNHYGPIPGVPVGSSWKFRVQASESGVHRPQVAGIHGRSNEGAFSLVLAGGYEDDVDDGNEFTYTGSGGRDLSGNKRTAEQSCDQTLTHMNRALALNCNIPVNAKNGAQAKNWKDGKPVRVVRNCKGRKHSKYSPEEGNRYDGIYKIVKYWPAKGKSGFLVWRYLLRRDDDEPAPWTRDGKERIKKLGLVMQYPAGYQKEKENKNEVEEEEAPTKAKRKRKSQGNDSAKNSPAKSPKKVKVEVYKLSGQQKTFIKNDTQNKKVWDEAMESLSLGPKFLNKVEEIFLCICCQEVVYQPITTECQHNVCKECLQRSFKADVFTCPACRHDLGKNYSMTINKPLQEILTQFFPGYSSGR; encoded by the exons ATGTGGATTCAGGTGCGAACAATGGACGGCAAAGAAACCCACCGGGTGGATTCGCTGTCCAAACTAACCAAGGTGGACGAGCTACGCCTCAAGATTTCGGAGCTCTTCAAAGTGGAACAGGATAGAACGAGGCTTTTTTACCGTGGCAAGCAG ATGGAGAATGGGCACACAATCTTTGACTACAATGTGGGCCTTAATGACATAGTGCAGTTGCTTATTAGACAGAATGCACCCCATGTTGAAGTTGCCAAAACTAAGGACAAAGACACCAAAACTAAGGACAAAGACACAAAAAGCAAGGACAAAGACGCAAACAGCAAGGACAAAGACGCCAAAAGCAAGGACAAAGACGCAGAGCTTTCCGACTCTGATTCTGGCTGTGGCTCAACACAGAGCGAGTCTGACAAGAATTCAACTCACGGTGAGATGGAGGTTCAGACTGCTGGTGTATCTGGCCAAACAGATAACACCCAGCTCCTGGATTGTGGATTTGGAGTATATAAG gTGAATGAAATGGTGGACGCAAGAGACTTGAACATGGGAGCGTGGTTCGAGGCTCAGATTGTGAATGTCACCAGGAGTCCAAAAACTCCCAAAGAGGATGGTGCGGATGAGTCGGAGCTGGAACAAGAGGAGATACTGTACCATGTGAAATTTGATGA CTACCCAGAGAACGGAGTTATTCAGCTTCTGGGTAAGGATGTTCGCCCAAGGGCCCGAACTGCGTACCAGTGGGACCAGCTGGAGCCTGGTATGATTGCTATGGTCAACTACAACCCAGATGACCCCACTGAGCGTGGCTACTGGTACGATGCTGAGatccagaaaaaaagggaaacacgCACTGTGCGGGAGATTCATGCTAAGATTATTCTAGG gGAGGCAGGAGACTCTCTCAATGACTGCCGGATCCCGTTTGTAACTGAAATTTATAAAATCGAGGAGCCCGGGTCGCAAAGTGATACACCTGCAGGATCTGAGAGCCCAATGAAGA GATCAAATGGACCAGAGTGTAAGCGTTGCAAAGATGATCCCGATAAAAACTGCCGATGGTGCAACTGCAATGTTTGCGGCATCAAGCAGGATCCCGACAAACAGCTCTTATGTGATGAATGCGACCAGGCTTATCACATATACTGCCTGAACCCACCGTTAACCTCCATCCCAGAAGATGAAGACTG GTATTGCCCAAATTGTCGTAATGACTCAAATGAGGTGGTGCGTGCGGGGGAGAAGCTAAAGGAGAGTAAGAAAAAGGCTAAGATGGCGTCTGCCAGCAGTTCAAGCCAAAGGGACTGGGGCAAG GGAATGGCCTGTGTTGGTCGAACCAAGCAGTGTACCATCGTCCCTTCAAACCACTATGGCCCAATCCCTGGTGTACCTGTTGGCTCATCGTGGAAGTTCAGAGTGCAG GCCAGCGAGTCTGGTGTCCACAGGCCACAAGTAGCTGGGATCCATGGGAGGAGCAATGAAGGGGCCTTCTCCCTGGTTTTGGCAGGTGGCTATGAGGATGatgtg GATGACGGGAATGAGTTTACTTACACTGGTTCTGGGGGACGAGATCTTTCTGGGAACAAGAGAACGGCAGAGCAGTCATGTGATCAGACCCTTACTCATATGAACCG TGCACTTGCCCTAAATTGCAATATTCCTGTCAATGCCAAGAATGGTGCTCAGGCAAAGAATTGGAAGGACGGAAAGCCCGTCAGAGTGGTTCGTAACTGCAAGGGTCGCAAGCACAGTAAATACTCCCCCGAGGAAGGAAATCGATATGATGGGATATACAag ATTGTGAAGTACTGGCCAGCCAAAGGCAAATCTGGTTTCTTGGTTTGGCGCTACCTACTGAGGCGGGATGACGATGAGCCAGCACCGTGGACCAGAGATGGAAAGGAACGCATCAAGAAGCTCGGTCTTGTCATGCAG TATCCTGCTGGTTATCAGAAGGAGAAAGAGAACAAAAATGAAGTGGAAGAGGAGGAAGCACCCACCAAggcaaagagaaagagaaaatctCAGGGCAACG ACTCTGCCAAAAACTCACCAGCCAAGAGTCCCAAGAAAGTGAAGGTGGAAGTTTACAAGCTGTCAGGACAGCAGAAGacattcataaaaaatgacaCTCAAAACAAGAAAGTTTGGGATGAAGCTATGGAGTCGCTGTCACTTGGCCCG aAATTTCTGAACAAAGTTGAAGAGATTTTCCTTTGTATTTGCTGTCAAGAAGTGGTTTATCAGCCCATCACCACTGAGTGCCAACACAATGTgtgcaag gaaTGCCTTCAGCGTTCTTTCAAAGCAGACGTATTCACCTGCCCGGCTTGTAGACATGACTTGGGCAAAAACTATTCCATGACTATCAACAAGCCACTGCAAGAGATCCTAACTCAGTTTTTCCCAGGTTACAGCAGTGGCCGATGA
- the ccdc124 gene encoding coiled-coil domain-containing protein 124 — MPKKFQSENSKAVTARARKAEAKAVADARKKQEEDDALWQETDKHVLKKEQRKDDKEKRRLEVLERKKESQRLLDEETARIKGKAQKEGGSGGKVTRAQIEEAISNVPQPQQLNPKDKTHLEIPLEENVNRIILEEGTVEARTVEDAIAVLSIAPEDLDRHPERRMKAAFTTYEEANMARLKMENPNMRLSQLKQILKKEWMKSPENPLNQKFTAFNSK; from the exons ATGCCGAAGAAGTTCCAAAGCGAAAACTCCAAGGCGGTCACAGCCAGAGCCCGGAAGGCTGAGGCCAAGGCCGTGGCGGATGCTCGTAAGAAGCAGGAAGAGGATGATGCCCTGTGGCAGGAAACAGACAAACACGTTCTCAAAAAAGAGCAACGGAAG GATGACAAGGAGAAGAGGAGGCTGGAGGTTttggagaggaaaaaagaaTCCCAGCGACTATTGGATGAGGAGACTGCCCGGATAAAAGGCAAAGCCCAGAAAGAGGGTGGAAGTGGCGGAAAGGTGACCCGAGCCCAGATTGAGGAGGCCATTTCCAATGTCCCTCAGCCTCAGCAGTTAAATCCAAAAG ACAAAACTCACCTGGAGATTCCGCTTGAGGAAAATGTCAATCGAATTATTCTAGAGGAAGGAACAGTGGAAGCAAGAACAGTAGAAGATGCCATTGCTGTGCTCAG CATCGCGCCCGAGGACTTAGACCGCCACCCGGAGCGCCGGATGAAAGCAGCGTTCACAACGTACGAGGAGGCCAACATGGCTCGCTTGAAAATGGAAAACCCCAACATGAGATTGTCACAGCTTAAGCAGATCCTGAAAAAAGAGTGGATGAAATCTCCAGAAAATCCCCTCAATCAGAAGTTTACTGCTTTCAACTCAAAGTGA